One genomic region from Pecten maximus chromosome 5, xPecMax1.1, whole genome shotgun sequence encodes:
- the LOC117326977 gene encoding protein CIP2A homolog isoform X2: MEAASVVKSVIFAANQYLNHKADKNSLYLQQQLEILIGITVPSSGKSLKFFNTKHLQPTECLTTVIDILCDPHTKPSLLLSCITLLQNLATDDGIRHCLHDAFHLTPALAGILKIQGSARDILSTECVSLLQKVTYGHKLNFQENYMEDLITFTVRQIHGPVHDLTLPSLGLLVNLCRENFAVQSYLKNSENIKALYKVLVSYLSDQNLTVIILALSIITSLSLQEDLGGKILNAKNINQTFQMIFNILMKSDAGVTRGYAVDLFRDLLRNPKIQQSLSRFDRLGSCLENILNLIAASTSESVIKVFELLLLFCRVEGLRSTICKCVLATSPLHDNEYVAQTLRQPIEEVKEPLIAAVHWAGQSTDSHNKAPLYALDFLTEFYEELIYSNTRVHYGIHADLVLPTVLHGLQDPPDQEQAESRRKCCKMVKVIQLLTVFAGEEDTKKKLCKLVDMSLFSGLLEHQFTYNRVALRCNKVVSPDEDWSEYGVDVVLCGLELMEKLKKNLPDVDALFCSTLQDSRLVPFLSAGMTSKDRSRVQTALQMITTASALDNFPVVLLGDTIAANNTRQHERLTASPAQGWQQVNTKPLSMSEYGNKENMPPGNHHRKPEPMEQDASINSIIERMQSGLQMNEIKASEIIDIYEHKLQSLQTKEDQLQDLLDAKALALSQADRLIAQYRSRRAQYEAEAHKMRSMVQDSEKRSEQYRDQLNDVILRGEHLQNELEQLNQEKHKLEEVAAEHKQLTVAYMELSEKFETSEKSLLCLKQEHKTLVEMHEMLNKHNESLKQQHDVASEQLSKLSKQLMEKASELTHTQLMLEEEHAKAKKEQDELEDCLDKVRANLDTTEKAKKKLEQKVSTLERSLQQSEAQVKEKVEVIRELKSNVDKHAQIAALIHSLSSGKSDADSMKS, encoded by the exons ATGGAGGCTGCGTCTGTTGTGAAGTCGGTGATATTTGCAGCTAACCAGTACCTTAACCACAAGGCTGACAAAAATAGTCTGTACCTTCAACAACAGCTTGAG ATTTTAATAGGGATTACAGTTCCAAGCTCAGGGAAGAGTTTAAAATTCTTCAACACCAAACACCTACAGCCAACAGAATGTCTGACAACAGTTATAGATATCCTGTGTGACCCTCACACCAAGCCCTCACTGCTGCTGAGCTGTATTACTCTTCTGCAGAATCTTG CCACAGATGATGGAATCAGACATTGCTTACACGACGCGTTCCATTTAACTCCGGCTCTGGCAGGAATTCTCAAAATACAGGGCTCGGCTCGAGATATACTTTCAACAGAG TGTGTGAGTTTACTCCAGAAAGTGACGTATGGGCACAAATTGAATTTCCAGGAAAACTACATGGAAGACTTGATAACGTTCACCGTGCGACAAAT ACACGGGCCGGTCCACGACCTCACACTCCCCAGTTTAGGATTGCTGGTCAATCTCTGTCGGGAAAACTTCGCTGTGCAATCATACCTCAAAAATTCT gAAAACATCAAAGCATTGTATAAAGTCTTGGTGTCATATTTGTCTGATCAAAACCTCACAGTCATCATCCTGGCCTTGTCCATTATCACAAGTTTGTCTCTCCAGGAGGACCTTGGGGGTAAG ATCCTCAATGCTAAGAATATCAATCAGACGTTTCAGATGATATTTAATATTCTGATGAAGAGTGACGCTGGTGTAACACGGGGATACGCTGTTGACTTGTTTAGGGACCTACTGCGCAATCCAAAGATACAGCAGTCTTTGTCGAG ATTTGACCGATTAGGATCTTGTctagaaaatattttgaatctCATAGCAGCCAGTACGTCAGAGTCTGTGATAAAG GTTTTCGAGCTGTTGCTGCTGTTCTGTCGTGTCGAAGGACTGAGGAGTACGATATGTAAATGCGTACTGGCCACGTCTCCTCTCCACGACAATGAATATGTGGCACAGACTTTACGGCAGCCGATCGAGGAGGTGAAGGAGCCATTGATTGCTGCAGTCCACTGGGCGGGCCAGTCCACTGACTCGCACAATAAGGCCCCTCTGTATGCACTGGACTTTCTCACCGAGTTCTACGAG GAACTGATCTACTCCAACACAAGGGTCCATTACGGCATCCACGCCGACCTCGTTTTACCAACAGTACTCCACGGCCTGCAAGATCCGCCCGACCAGGAACAGGCAGAGTCTCGCAGGAAGTGCTGTaagatggtcaaggtcattcagcTGCTAACAG TGTTTGCTGGTGAGGAGGACACCAAGAAGAAACTGTGTAAGCTGGTGGACATGAGTTTGTTTTCAGGCCTCTTGGAACACCAGTTTACCTACAACCGGGTGGCCCTCCGCTGTAAcaaagttgtctcccctgacgAGGATTGGAG TGAATATGGCGTGGATGTTGTGCTATGTGGATTGGAGTTGATGGAGAAACTCAAGAAAAATCTTCCTGATGTGGACGCTCTATTCTGTTCCACGCTACAG GACAGTCGCCTGGTGCCATTTCTCTCGGCGGGGATGACCAGCAAGGACAGATCACGGGTTCAGACAGCTCTACAGATGATAACCACAGCGTCTGCCCTCGACAACTTCCCAGTGGTTCT ACTTGGAGACACAATAGCTGCCAACAACACTCGTCAACACGAGCGTCTCACTGCCAGTCCTGCACAGGGATGGCAGCAGGTCAACACGAAACCACTGTCTATGTCAGAGTACGGCAACAAAGAAAATATGCCTCCGGGTAACCACCATCGAAAACCAGAACCCATGGAGCAGGACGCTTCTATCAACTCTATTATTGAGAGGATGCAGTCCGGACTACAG ATGAACGAGATCAAGGCGTCTGAAATCATTGACATCTATGAACACAAGCTACAATCCCTACAG ACAAAAGAAGACCAGCTCCAGGACTTGCTGGATGCTAAGGCTCTGGCTTTGTCTCAGGCTGATCGACTCATCGCTCAGTACAGGTCTCGGAGAGCACAGTACGAGGCTGAG GCACACAAGATGAGGTCTATGGTTCAGGATTCAGAGAAGAGAAGTGAACAGTACCGTGACCAGCTGAACGACGTGATACTGCGAGGGGAACACCTCCAGAATGAATTGGAACAACTCAATCAGGAAAAACACAA ACTTGAAGAAGTGGCAGCCGAACACAAACAGCTGACCGTGGCCTACATGGAGTTGTCGGAGAA GTTTGAAACTTCAGAGAAGTCATTACTTTGTCTGAAACAGGAACACAAGACCCTTGTGGAGATGCATGAAATGTTAAATAAACACAACGAGTCGTTAAAACAACAGCATGACGT GGCATCGGAACAATTGTCCAAACTCTCCAAACAGCTGATGGAGAAGGCGTCTG aGCTCACGCACACCCAACTGATGTTGGAGGAAGAGCATGCTAAAGCCAAGAAAGAACAGGACGAACTCGAGGACTGTCTCGATAAAGTCAGGGCAAACCTGGACACTACAGAGAAGGCGAAAAAGAAATTAGAGCAAAAG GTGTCTACACTGGAACGGTCATTACAACAGAGTGAAGCACAAGTAAAGGAAAAAGTGGAGGTCATACGCGAACTGAAATCAAACGTGGACAAGCACGCCCAGATAGCGGCACTTATACACAGTCTCAGTAGCGGAAAGAGTGATGCAGACTCGATGAAATCATGA
- the LOC117326977 gene encoding protein CIP2A homolog isoform X1, giving the protein MEAASVVKSVIFAANQYLNHKADKNSLYLQQQLEILIGITVPSSGKSLKFFNTKHLQPTECLTTVIDILCDPHTKPSLLLSCITLLQNLATDDGIRHCLHDAFHLTPALAGILKIQGSARDILSTECVSLLQKVTYGHKLNFQENYMEDLITFTVRQIHGPVHDLTLPSLGLLVNLCRENFAVQSYLKNSENIKALYKVLVSYLSDQNLTVIILALSIITSLSLQEDLGGKILNAKNINQTFQMIFNILMKSDAGVTRGYAVDLFRDLLRNPKIQQSLSRFDRLGSCLENILNLIAASTSESVIKVFELLLLFCRVEGLRSTICKCVLATSPLHDNEYVAQTLRQPIEEVKEPLIAAVHWAGQSTDSHNKAPLYALDFLTEFYEELIYSNTRVHYGIHADLVLPTVLHGLQDPPDQEQAESRRKCCKMVKVIQLLTVFAGEEDTKKKLCKLVDMSLFSGLLEHQFTYNRVALRCNKVVSPDEDWSEYGVDVVLCGLELMEKLKKNLPDVDALFCSTLQDSRLVPFLSAGMTSKDRSRVQTALQMITTASALDNFPVVLLGDTIAANNTRQHERLTASPAQGWQQVNTKPLSMSEYGNKENMPPGNHHRKPEPMEQDASINSIIERMQSGLQTNFQGYMNEIKASEIIDIYEHKLQSLQTKEDQLQDLLDAKALALSQADRLIAQYRSRRAQYEAEAHKMRSMVQDSEKRSEQYRDQLNDVILRGEHLQNELEQLNQEKHKLEEVAAEHKQLTVAYMELSEKFETSEKSLLCLKQEHKTLVEMHEMLNKHNESLKQQHDVASEQLSKLSKQLMEKASELTHTQLMLEEEHAKAKKEQDELEDCLDKVRANLDTTEKAKKKLEQKVSTLERSLQQSEAQVKEKVEVIRELKSNVDKHAQIAALIHSLSSGKSDADSMKS; this is encoded by the exons ATGGAGGCTGCGTCTGTTGTGAAGTCGGTGATATTTGCAGCTAACCAGTACCTTAACCACAAGGCTGACAAAAATAGTCTGTACCTTCAACAACAGCTTGAG ATTTTAATAGGGATTACAGTTCCAAGCTCAGGGAAGAGTTTAAAATTCTTCAACACCAAACACCTACAGCCAACAGAATGTCTGACAACAGTTATAGATATCCTGTGTGACCCTCACACCAAGCCCTCACTGCTGCTGAGCTGTATTACTCTTCTGCAGAATCTTG CCACAGATGATGGAATCAGACATTGCTTACACGACGCGTTCCATTTAACTCCGGCTCTGGCAGGAATTCTCAAAATACAGGGCTCGGCTCGAGATATACTTTCAACAGAG TGTGTGAGTTTACTCCAGAAAGTGACGTATGGGCACAAATTGAATTTCCAGGAAAACTACATGGAAGACTTGATAACGTTCACCGTGCGACAAAT ACACGGGCCGGTCCACGACCTCACACTCCCCAGTTTAGGATTGCTGGTCAATCTCTGTCGGGAAAACTTCGCTGTGCAATCATACCTCAAAAATTCT gAAAACATCAAAGCATTGTATAAAGTCTTGGTGTCATATTTGTCTGATCAAAACCTCACAGTCATCATCCTGGCCTTGTCCATTATCACAAGTTTGTCTCTCCAGGAGGACCTTGGGGGTAAG ATCCTCAATGCTAAGAATATCAATCAGACGTTTCAGATGATATTTAATATTCTGATGAAGAGTGACGCTGGTGTAACACGGGGATACGCTGTTGACTTGTTTAGGGACCTACTGCGCAATCCAAAGATACAGCAGTCTTTGTCGAG ATTTGACCGATTAGGATCTTGTctagaaaatattttgaatctCATAGCAGCCAGTACGTCAGAGTCTGTGATAAAG GTTTTCGAGCTGTTGCTGCTGTTCTGTCGTGTCGAAGGACTGAGGAGTACGATATGTAAATGCGTACTGGCCACGTCTCCTCTCCACGACAATGAATATGTGGCACAGACTTTACGGCAGCCGATCGAGGAGGTGAAGGAGCCATTGATTGCTGCAGTCCACTGGGCGGGCCAGTCCACTGACTCGCACAATAAGGCCCCTCTGTATGCACTGGACTTTCTCACCGAGTTCTACGAG GAACTGATCTACTCCAACACAAGGGTCCATTACGGCATCCACGCCGACCTCGTTTTACCAACAGTACTCCACGGCCTGCAAGATCCGCCCGACCAGGAACAGGCAGAGTCTCGCAGGAAGTGCTGTaagatggtcaaggtcattcagcTGCTAACAG TGTTTGCTGGTGAGGAGGACACCAAGAAGAAACTGTGTAAGCTGGTGGACATGAGTTTGTTTTCAGGCCTCTTGGAACACCAGTTTACCTACAACCGGGTGGCCCTCCGCTGTAAcaaagttgtctcccctgacgAGGATTGGAG TGAATATGGCGTGGATGTTGTGCTATGTGGATTGGAGTTGATGGAGAAACTCAAGAAAAATCTTCCTGATGTGGACGCTCTATTCTGTTCCACGCTACAG GACAGTCGCCTGGTGCCATTTCTCTCGGCGGGGATGACCAGCAAGGACAGATCACGGGTTCAGACAGCTCTACAGATGATAACCACAGCGTCTGCCCTCGACAACTTCCCAGTGGTTCT ACTTGGAGACACAATAGCTGCCAACAACACTCGTCAACACGAGCGTCTCACTGCCAGTCCTGCACAGGGATGGCAGCAGGTCAACACGAAACCACTGTCTATGTCAGAGTACGGCAACAAAGAAAATATGCCTCCGGGTAACCACCATCGAAAACCAGAACCCATGGAGCAGGACGCTTCTATCAACTCTATTATTGAGAGGATGCAGTCCGGACTACAG ACCAATTTTCAAGGCTAT ATGAACGAGATCAAGGCGTCTGAAATCATTGACATCTATGAACACAAGCTACAATCCCTACAG ACAAAAGAAGACCAGCTCCAGGACTTGCTGGATGCTAAGGCTCTGGCTTTGTCTCAGGCTGATCGACTCATCGCTCAGTACAGGTCTCGGAGAGCACAGTACGAGGCTGAG GCACACAAGATGAGGTCTATGGTTCAGGATTCAGAGAAGAGAAGTGAACAGTACCGTGACCAGCTGAACGACGTGATACTGCGAGGGGAACACCTCCAGAATGAATTGGAACAACTCAATCAGGAAAAACACAA ACTTGAAGAAGTGGCAGCCGAACACAAACAGCTGACCGTGGCCTACATGGAGTTGTCGGAGAA GTTTGAAACTTCAGAGAAGTCATTACTTTGTCTGAAACAGGAACACAAGACCCTTGTGGAGATGCATGAAATGTTAAATAAACACAACGAGTCGTTAAAACAACAGCATGACGT GGCATCGGAACAATTGTCCAAACTCTCCAAACAGCTGATGGAGAAGGCGTCTG aGCTCACGCACACCCAACTGATGTTGGAGGAAGAGCATGCTAAAGCCAAGAAAGAACAGGACGAACTCGAGGACTGTCTCGATAAAGTCAGGGCAAACCTGGACACTACAGAGAAGGCGAAAAAGAAATTAGAGCAAAAG GTGTCTACACTGGAACGGTCATTACAACAGAGTGAAGCACAAGTAAAGGAAAAAGTGGAGGTCATACGCGAACTGAAATCAAACGTGGACAAGCACGCCCAGATAGCGGCACTTATACACAGTCTCAGTAGCGGAAAGAGTGATGCAGACTCGATGAAATCATGA